In Phyllostomus discolor isolate MPI-MPIP mPhyDis1 chromosome 3, mPhyDis1.pri.v3, whole genome shotgun sequence, a single genomic region encodes these proteins:
- the XPA gene encoding DNA repair protein complementing XP-A cells isoform X2, whose translation MAAVEETSPEPATSEQPAELPASVRASIERKRQRALMLRQARLAARPYPATAVAATGGVANVKAAPKIIDTGGGFILEEEGEKEHTVGKVVHQPGPVMEFDYAICEECNREFMDSYLMSNFDFPTCDNCRDADDKHKLITKTEAKQEYLLKDCDLEKREPPLKFIVKKNPHHSQWGDMKLYLKLQIVKRALEVWGSQEALEEAKEVRQKNREKMKQKKFDKKVKELRRAVRSSLWKREMVTHQHEYGPEENLEDDMYRKICTVCGHELTYEKM comes from the exons ATGGCGGCGGTGGAGGAAACGTCGCCGGAGCCGGCGACTTCAGAACAGCCGGCCGAGCTGCCTGCCTCTGTGCGGGCGAGCATCGAGCGGAAACGGCAGCGGGCGCTGATGCTGCGCCAGGCCCGGCTGGCGGCCCGGCCCTACCCGGCCACGGCTGTTGCGGCTACCGGAG GTGTGGCCAATGTAAAAGCAGCCCCAAAGATAATTGACACAGGAGGAGGCTTCAttctggaagaggaaggagaaaaagaacatacAGTTGGAAAAGTTGTTCATCAACCAG GACCTGTTATGGAATTTGACTATGCAATCTGTGAAGAATGTAACAGAGAATTTATGGACTCTTATCTTATGAGCAACTTTGATTTCCCAACTTGTGATAACTGCAG AGATGCTGATGATAAACACAAACTTATAActaaaacagaagcaaaacaaGAATACCTTCTGAAAGACTGTGATTTAGAAAAAAGAGAGCCACCTCTTAAATTCATTGTGAAGAAGAATCCTCATCATTCACAATGGGGTGATATGAAACTCTACTTAAAATTACAG ATTGTGAAGAGGGCCCTGGAAGTTTGGGGTAGTCAGGAGGCATTAGAAGAAGCGAAGGAAGTTCGACAGAAAAACcgagaaaaaatgaaacagaagaagtttgataaaaaagtaaaag aattaCGGCGAGCAGTAAGAAGCAGTTTATGGAAAAGGGAGATGGTTACTCACCAGCACGAGTACGGACCAGAAGAAAACCTGGAAGATGACATGTACCGAAAGATATGCACCGTGTGTGGCCATGAACTGACGTAtgagaaaatgtga
- the XPA gene encoding DNA repair protein complementing XP-A cells isoform X1, with product MTPSPGLTSSRPGCLAAIFSFGMQLPALTVGRCRIWRCQRVPVSAPAVRFCFPAASAGTRGVANVKAAPKIIDTGGGFILEEEGEKEHTVGKVVHQPGPVMEFDYAICEECNREFMDSYLMSNFDFPTCDNCRDADDKHKLITKTEAKQEYLLKDCDLEKREPPLKFIVKKNPHHSQWGDMKLYLKLQIVKRALEVWGSQEALEEAKEVRQKNREKMKQKKFDKKVKELRRAVRSSLWKREMVTHQHEYGPEENLEDDMYRKICTVCGHELTYEKM from the exons atGACTCCCAGCCCCGGGCTGACCTCGTCGCGCCCGGGCTGTCTAGCTGCGATCTTTAGCTTCGGAATGCAGCTGCCAGCCCTCACCGTCGGGAGGTGCCGGATCTGGAGGTGCCAGCGGGTGCCTGTCAGCGCCCCAGCTGTCCGTTTCTGTTTTCCTGCGGCTTCTGCCGGTACCAGAG GTGTGGCCAATGTAAAAGCAGCCCCAAAGATAATTGACACAGGAGGAGGCTTCAttctggaagaggaaggagaaaaagaacatacAGTTGGAAAAGTTGTTCATCAACCAG GACCTGTTATGGAATTTGACTATGCAATCTGTGAAGAATGTAACAGAGAATTTATGGACTCTTATCTTATGAGCAACTTTGATTTCCCAACTTGTGATAACTGCAG AGATGCTGATGATAAACACAAACTTATAActaaaacagaagcaaaacaaGAATACCTTCTGAAAGACTGTGATTTAGAAAAAAGAGAGCCACCTCTTAAATTCATTGTGAAGAAGAATCCTCATCATTCACAATGGGGTGATATGAAACTCTACTTAAAATTACAG ATTGTGAAGAGGGCCCTGGAAGTTTGGGGTAGTCAGGAGGCATTAGAAGAAGCGAAGGAAGTTCGACAGAAAAACcgagaaaaaatgaaacagaagaagtttgataaaaaagtaaaag aattaCGGCGAGCAGTAAGAAGCAGTTTATGGAAAAGGGAGATGGTTACTCACCAGCACGAGTACGGACCAGAAGAAAACCTGGAAGATGACATGTACCGAAAGATATGCACCGTGTGTGGCCATGAACTGACGTAtgagaaaatgtga